One stretch of Candidatus Sulfotelmatobacter sp. DNA includes these proteins:
- a CDS encoding LytR C-terminal domain-containing protein: MAKSRPDFGRWATIFFGLVVLALIGSWAWARFRPDPLERPHGAARRVIRVQVLNGSGEPGIALRAASYLRDGGFQVVEVRNADRSDYFETLVVARRADLTPARLVAHYLGTPPVIRQAWDLDLADVTLVLGSDRSQVHLEP; encoded by the coding sequence ATGGCGAAGAGCCGGCCCGACTTCGGCCGCTGGGCGACGATCTTCTTCGGCCTGGTGGTGCTGGCCCTGATCGGCTCGTGGGCGTGGGCCCGGTTTCGCCCCGACCCGCTCGAGCGGCCGCACGGGGCGGCCCGCCGTGTGATCCGGGTGCAGGTGCTGAACGGCTCGGGCGAGCCCGGGATCGCCTTGCGCGCGGCGTCCTATTTGCGAGATGGTGGATTCCAGGTGGTGGAGGTCCGGAACGCGGATCGTTCCGACTACTTCGAAACGCTGGTGGTGGCGCGCCGCGCGGACCTCACCCCGGCCCGGCTGGTGGCGCATTACCTGGGGACCCCGCCCGTGATCCGGCAGGCGTGGGACCTGGATCTGGCCGACGTCACGCTGGTACTGGGCAGCGATCGCAGCCAGGTTCATCTCGAACCCTAG